From the genome of Neomonachus schauinslandi chromosome 1, ASM220157v2, whole genome shotgun sequence:
tgaccctgaggagatcatgacctgagccaaaatcaagagtcagatgcctaaccaactgagccatccaggcgccccagaggggGGAAAATGATTTTAAGCACTACGTGAGAGCATTGTGCACAGTCCCTACCTTTAGAACGTCTATTTTAGCTAGGAAAAAACTCATGAAACAATTAGCTGGTAGCACAATAATATATGTGATTAAGTATGTATATtttgggaggagggcaggaaagAGATGCTTAATGAAAGAGCACAGTTAGGGTTGGATTTTCAAGGCTTCAATAGGTCCAGGAGAAATGACGTTCCATTGGTTAACTTACACAAGTCATGAATGAGATGTGTGACTGATGATAGTGGTGGTGGGAAAAATAACGCTATAATGGGGActcaagaaggaaaggaagattcCCTAAGGCCTTGGGAACCAGGTCAAAGAGATAATTCGATGATCAAGACAGTAAGGAGCCTTTGAGGTCTGGAGCAAAAGAATATCTACAACCAAAAAAATCACAtgcttccaagttttaaaaacataaatagatTGAATCACACCATATCTTGGGCTAAGAACTGAGCAGGAATTGGGTGAAAAGCAGAGAACATACTATGTACAAATATACTGAAGCAGCCTCAGACAGAACCAGTCCTAAGAACATTCCTGACTTTCAAAGACTAGAGCTAAATGTGAATCTACTTTCCGACACCTAATGATAtcaagtaaaaggaaaatatgacccTTTCCAATGGTGTCTGGTGGCCCCATGGCTACAGGTGTTCATCTCTTTCCTGAACAATCGATTAGAAAAGAGAATTTCCCCAACTTAGACATTCTAGCATATGTCCTTTAACAACCAAAAGAAGCATTTTATGTGGCTCCAGGGCAGAGGACACAATAATCCTCTCTCCTGGGTACAACAGCAAGTCTGATTAAGGATTAAGATTGTGTACTTCAGACCTCCCTGACATTAAACAGAAGAAGTTGATTATATAAACAAATGGTGTTCATACACAGGAGTTTAAAAAGCTTGTGAAAATACACATCTGCTGACAATTTTCAAGTTGTTTATTGGAaatcacagatttatttttaaaaactcactaaTTATTTTGCCATACAAGagcaaaattcaaataatataaatatttaacatactggtataaaattaataatatgaaaaaaaagatgcaaaccAACCAAGAGGTAAAAAGTTTTTAGCAATAACACTGTGTACAACAATCGTCTACTCAAGTGACCATCCAGGCTGatagtttattttccctttgttgaCGATTTTTGAGACAGCCCTGCATTAGAGCACCGAaaagttttttccttctttttttaaaaggctggaatccttttatttacaaatattcttCTCAGTACTTTAAATCCAATGAAGGAAGCATCTAGCAATTTCCTTCTTATTAAAAAAGGAAGTGCCTtcatatttcctttaaatttaacTATGTTCCATTCTATtcgaagcaaaaataaaaagatgaacacaGTTGAGGAGAGctcttttgcaaataaataattgtttcaCAAAAGTATTGCTGTAAACAAGATCATTTCAATGGCCAGAGAGACACTTATGTTTTCAACCAATGGAAAATTTTAACAGTTACAAGTATAGATAGGCAGGGTATGTATGGCCAAAAGGCAAATGGTTATTAAAGAATcaactaataaaaattaattataaaccaGCTTTGTCAAAATGTGATTTTGTTATCTACAGGTTTTCAAATTGGTCAGAAAATTTAAACTGTCATGACTTATAAACGCTGCACCTACTCTGAAACTACAAACCCAGAATGGCTGACACTGTAGTTTTGACATtagttaaaaattctaaattatctGAGCAATCAATGTAAACAAGCctcaattttcaaaatagaaaagaaattaacaaaaaatttCTGTAAACATTAAAAAGCTATCTGCAAAAAATTACAATATATCATCCTCCAGTTGTGCTTACCAagaattcttttagttttgtttccttctgcATGTTTCAGACCTCATCTAATGACATGAGACGTCTTAGTTTTCCCTAACAGGCACCTCTGCAGAGGGAGAGGTTTTATAATCAGTTCAACTGCTTTTGCTGAAGTCACCATTTTGGACATCATATAATCCCTGCGACAATAGACATCACCTAGTTCTTTCTGTAGTGAGGGGAGGTTGTTGCATCATGACCACATTTCTATCCTTTCCTGTAAGATAAATGCAACTTACTCTTTTAGAGCTCAGCCACATTTGAACAGGAAgcttgacaaatattttaaacctCCTTCTGGTGACATTTCTATCACTTCATTCTGCTTTCAAATGTGAAGTATTTCAAAGTTGATGACACCTCCGATAGTCATTTTGAtgaaagaactgatttttttaaagataagataGCTTTGATTTGATGTCGAATGCTCTCAGTTTTAAAACCTGACAAAGTACTATGGTTTATGAGACCTTGTTGGGGAGGGGTAGGCTAATTTTAGTCATTGTTACAATAATTTACAcactaagaattttattttataaattacagaaagggagaaaagaggcttttaatgttctttctttctttttgaagtcCTCTCCATTATTCTATTCCTCTGTGCAAACTACATTCAAATAACTACCTTAAAAACAGACcaatattgaatatttaaaaatcagctgaaaaattcattaaaattggCTGATTTCAACTAACAATGATTTCTTCCTAGGGAAAGACCCTGTGAGTAACACACTGCCCATGATTTGTGTCATATCTAATAATCAAAAAATTCACATGAAGTACCAGTTAGGGCAGAGCAAATCACAGCTCAAATTTCACATTACActttgaaaaaaagatataaatgttttaaatgactCTAACACTATTTAGGTAAATTAGCTACATGGACGTGACAATAAGTGATTTGGCTCTTTAGAAAGAAATTGTGTTACATTTTTCTAAGTCTCCTCTGAAGAACAGGAACCTTCTTTTATCAGGTTCAAGTACTTTCTCCTATGCcaagcctcccctgcccccacctcccccagtcaAGTGCTCTCTAATAAAAACTAATTTGTAAACCTGGTCCGacaatatattcatttctttgaaatgttgtACTATACATTCACTTGGTATTTTCCAAAGGCAGTTACTCTAACACCAAGGCACCttaattaacttctctgtgcctcaaataTACATGTGGCATCGAGTGAGAACTTGAATTTCCCTTTAGTTTTGTCTTCATAAACCTTTCCTaaatataaattccttgaaatgAATTTAGGCGATGAAGTAGTTAAGTTACACTGAATAGCTTCTAGAATCAAAGAAACATTCTGATAGACtgggttttcaaaatatttgttttttcatacTCATTTTACTTCAGGTAGCGACAAATATCTAGAGTTTTCTCCATCCATGTTTGGCTCAGTGACAGTGAAAACATACCACATTCAAGTACTGTTAGACAAAGGCAGCCCTACAAGGATACGTGTCAATATAGGTCAATTTGCAAAGGAGAACTATCTTAATTATCCTGCAGTATATTTGACCAAAAAACCCTTTCGAAATCATTCTGACTTTAGGGTCTGTGGCATCCCTCCAGAGGTCCTGAAGGTCTTGTATGTGTCCATGAGACGTCATCATTTTATCGTAGATGCAGGGATGATAAGGAGTTTTACCTTCCCCAGAGAAAAACACATGGTGTTGTGgcactatccccattttattggCACAGAGGCCCATGAACACATCATCTATGTAAAGACTAGAGTTAAGTGTCTGTGACGCCTCGTGGACTTTGGCGGCTACGTCGCTGGAGATCACGTAGGCAGCCCCAGCAGTATAGTCAGGGTAAGCCGGCCACTGGTACATTTCATAGGGGACATAGTATTTGCTGCGTTTGTCTCTCACAGGAGGAGCACCACGATGAACCCGACCAATCCAGAAGTCCTGAACACCAATTTTTCCTAAACTTTGGAGGTACTCAATAAGATTTGGCATATGAATAAATATGTCATCATCAGCAGTCATAAGGAATTTGGCATGAGGACAAAAGCTGTTTGCCCAGCTGAACTGCAGAAGTAATTTGAGAGTAAGATTATAGAAAGAATCAGCAAAGTCTTGCTGGATTAGATCACTGTACATTTGATCTTCCCAGACCAGTTTTCTTTGCAGTTCTTCTCTCGTCAGTGGGTTAGAAGGTGTTCCTAAAGCAAACAGAGTTCTGATGTTGGCATTAAGTTGAGACTGAACATACTTCTCATTGCCCCACGTTTTTCTAATTGCGGAACGTCGATCGTAGTTTTCGGGAGCAGTTTTTACAAACAGTAACAGGAGGATGTCTTGTGCCTGACACTTCTCCTCATGGTTAATCAAGTACTGGTAGCGAGGAGCCCCATCCGCACTATGCTTAAGAGACAGGCTATCGTTCACAAAGTCATAGCTATTTATGAGGTATCTGTAAGAGTAGGACTTCATATGGCTCACAATGTGATTATCGATGGGTCCCCAAAAAAACATGAGGCTTAGTATAAAACAAGTGGCAAATAACTGCATGAACTGCCATTTTTTGACTCTTCTGCCACTCACAAACATTCTGACATCCATGCAGCTCTGTTTTTACTTAAGGTCGGTTTTAAATGGGCGCTTGCCCCTTCGAGACCATAGAACTTGGTATTGTGTAGAACAGATGTCCATCTTAATACATGTTCATCATTAAAAAAAGCAGGAGCTCCTTGTTTCACAAAATACTTTCTTTTCGTACCATTTTTTCTGAGATTGCGGGAGAGTGGAATGCACGGTAGGAGGAGGACACGGGCACGTCAGAGTGTTTCCACACCGGCATCCGTCATTGCGTTAGGTGACTGGCCTCGTGTAGCTATTCCATGTGCTTCCTTCTGTGAGAGTAAAGTGCCACCTGTTAGagtcaggaagaaaagagatgacAAGTGAGTGGGTGAGAgtgaccaaaaagaaagaaactactttTCATTCCCTAAAAATGGAATGTAACTTGCCCAATGTGGACAGAAGGTGATGAGGCAGCTAGCGTTTAGCAGAGCcatacagatatttattttttggtgggggtgggaggaggatggggaaagggaaagaaccaCTCACCCTCCGCTGTCCTCCCCTTCAGAATACGGGGCCCTTTCCTCGTCtcaaccttaaaaaataaaaagcctccaAAATGGCTATCAGCCTATACACTTTAAGTTCACAATCTCACGTGGGTGTGTCCAGGTATATATTGATCCACGGTGGAGCCAGGATGAAAGTAGCTGCAGGGACGCCTTGTTTTATGGCACTTTGCAAACACTGCCTTTTTCACAAGTTGAAGGTTTGCATCAAGCAAGGGGttgccatttttccaatagcatttgctctcctcatgtctctgtgtcccgttttggtaattctcataatatttcaaacgttttcattattatatttgtaatggTGATCTGTGATCGGGTGATTGTGACTCGGCGGTAAAAGCTTGGAATGATGgctagcattttttagcaataaagtattttttaattaagacatattgccattttttaagacataatgccATTGCACACTTCATAGATTATAGTATAGtgtgaacataacttttatatgcaccgAGAgatcaaaaaattcatttgactcgcttTATCATGATATTTGCCTTATTGCGGTGGGTCTAGAACCAAACCTACAGTGTCTCCAAGGTTATGCCTGTATATAGTTCAAGGCAAAATAGATGAATGATGAACAGAAAGTTCATAACAGTTAAAATTCATTAAAGCTTGCCCCAGACAAGACAGGAATAAgagtaagattttgttttaaaaaatcaagatttgtAAATCAAGGAGTtgagatacattttcttttcttttttttttttaaagattttatttatttatttgacagagagacagcgagagagggaacacaagcaggggggagtgggagagggagaagcaggctttccgcggagcagggagcccgatgcggggctcggtcgcaggaccctgggatcatgacccaagctgaaggcagatgcttaacgactgagccacccaggcgccccttgagatACATTTTCAAAAGCATGGCCCAAACTCTCTGTAACCAAAATGGCTTTGTGAGACCCACATCTATATAGTcatctttttcctgttctttttcatCTGGAAACTCAACAGGCACCTCCAATTTAGCACGTTCAAGCCAGGAAGCCACAGGGTTATAGCCAAAAAGCACTGTCTTTGTAGTCCAGCAATGTGAACTTCCACTGCTCTGTGGCATGCATCTAACCCAGAAATCGGAAAAGCCAGCATAACCTCAATTAACTCAGTCTTCGTGCAAGTTAAATGGgaatatacatagatatatagatagagcGAGGTCAATAGATAATTACCTGGCACACAGGGACATTCAAATGCCATTTCTAACCCCTTCTACTGTCTTCGCCCCTAAAACCTGCTGTtgccattttctctttgtgtctgactGCACTTCATGCATCTCTGCCAGAAATCTGAAAGtcctccttttcctccattcCATATCCAGTTACTTAATCCTGTGACTTGCTTGTTCTAAATCTCTCTTCACCTCTTCCTGTTATCATCACTTCTCACCCAGACCAGTGCAGCCGCCAAAATGATCCCTGACCAACCCATCCTCTACCCTATAGAGTGACCTTTCTAAGACTCAGATCTAACCGGGAGGCAGACTGAGCTCCTTCACCCCCTTCAGATGCTCTCTACTAGTTGTCGGCACCAAAGTATTGGCTGGAAGCTGGGCCATGCTAGCTATTTCACACACGGCAGCCTGTGTACCGGTGGCCATCTTATGTGTGGCCTGGCAAGTCCTGCTCCCCTTGCTAATAAGAAGTATACTAATCTTCACTAAATTCTACAGGCATCCTTTTCTGGGAAGTCAGAATTGAGGCCACCCTCCAGCACTACCACCAAAGTTTATTCTTATCCGCATTACCACAGCACATTCTTGCACTCATGCTCCTGgactgactttttaatttatctgCCTCCCCCAATTACACTGTGAACTCTGTGACATAAGGCCCGATGTCGTAGACACGCTACCCTCAGCATCCAGGTCAGTGTCTGACCTGACACCCGGTAGGCGTTCTCTGAATGTTGGTGCAAAGAACCATGGTGGGGGTGGAGCCCCTTTCACTCTAACAGCTGGTCACTTGGGAAGAACTGGGGTCAGGAGGCCCAGTCAGTCACATGTCCTCCCCTTTCTTCCATGACTAGGAGACAGCACTTCCCGTCTTCAAGGACTCTGACCCCAGCGCTTATCCGAAGTAAGATACATCCTTTTGCCTGGGGAAGTAGTCTCTCCCCTGAGGGTTAACATAGTCTCCTGAGCTTTCAACAGATTGACAGGGAAAAGACCATGCAAGCTCCACTCAGTCCAGGCTCGCTGGGTAGCTGGGCCCACAGAAAAGGCCCTGCTTTTGTGCCCAAAGAGCTCAACCTCAAGTCCCCCGCCCTTCAGCCCTGCTATGAAACCAACTGCATACACTGAGAGCACCCTGCTCTACGGGCCTAACCTTGGCTGTGGGACTTCCTTCCCAACTTCTGGCCCTTTACATACAGCTGTATTACCTATCTGCCGAAGTTACTCCATGTTGGGCTGATAACAGCAAAGACCAGGCATGCAAAAGTCCAAGGAGTATGGGAGATCAGAGCCAACCCTCATGGAGACTTTGTTCAGAGATAATCTA
Proteins encoded in this window:
- the B3GNT5 gene encoding lactosylceramide 1,3-N-acetyl-beta-D-glucosaminyltransferase, which codes for MDVRMFVSGRRVKKWQFMQLFATCFILSLMFFWGPIDNHIVSHMKSYSYRYLINSYDFVNDSLSLKHSADGAPRYQYLINHEEKCQAQDILLLLFVKTAPENYDRRSAIRKTWGNEKYVQSQLNANIRTLFALGTPSNPLTREELQRKLVWEDQMYSDLIQQDFADSFYNLTLKLLLQFSWANSFCPHAKFLMTADDDIFIHMPNLIEYLQSLGKIGVQDFWIGRVHRGAPPVRDKRSKYYVPYEMYQWPAYPDYTAGAAYVISSDVAAKVHEASQTLNSSLYIDDVFMGLCANKMGIVPQHHVFFSGEGKTPYHPCIYDKMMTSHGHIQDLQDLWRDATDPKVRMISKGFFGQIYCRIIKIVLLCKLTYIDTYPCRAAFV